A genome region from Bifidobacterium coryneforme includes the following:
- the recA gene encoding recombinase RecA — protein sequence MARQSNSGKAKKEQEDGIDPRRQAALNTALAQVEKNFGKGSAMRLGDKPAQDVEVIPTGSLALDMALGIGGLPRGRIVEIYGPESSGKTTLALHAVANSQANRGVAAFIDAEHALDPEYARKLGVDTDSLIVSQPDNGEQALEIADMLIRSGALDIIVIDSVAALVPKAEIEGDMGDSHVGLQARLMSQALRKMTGALSQANTTAIFINQLREKIGVFFGSPETTTGGKALKFYSSVRLDIRRIQTLKNGDEAVGNRTKVKVVKNKMAPPFKIAEFDILYGEGISEEGSVLDMALETNIIKKSGSWFTYEGDQLGQGRENVRQFLKDNPGLTKEIEDKVKAAFGLATEPKGDEQSVDGGKSVPGDAGSLAAAGSAAKADPGKGAPMTAQAA from the coding sequence ATGGCACGACAGAGCAACAGTGGCAAGGCGAAGAAGGAGCAGGAGGACGGAATCGATCCCCGTCGTCAGGCAGCCTTGAACACCGCCCTCGCACAGGTTGAGAAGAACTTCGGCAAGGGTTCGGCCATGCGCCTGGGAGACAAGCCCGCCCAGGATGTCGAGGTCATTCCCACCGGCTCCCTGGCTCTTGACATGGCTCTTGGCATCGGGGGGCTGCCCCGTGGGCGCATCGTGGAGATATACGGTCCCGAATCCTCCGGCAAAACAACCCTGGCACTACACGCAGTGGCCAATTCCCAGGCCAACAGGGGAGTGGCGGCCTTCATTGATGCCGAGCACGCCCTGGATCCTGAATATGCCCGGAAGTTGGGCGTCGATACCGACTCCCTGATTGTTTCCCAGCCCGACAATGGTGAGCAGGCCCTTGAGATTGCGGACATGCTGATTCGTTCCGGCGCCTTGGACATCATCGTCATCGACTCGGTGGCCGCCCTGGTCCCCAAGGCCGAAATCGAAGGCGATATGGGCGACAGCCACGTCGGTCTCCAGGCCAGGCTGATGAGCCAGGCCCTGCGTAAGATGACGGGTGCCCTGTCCCAGGCCAATACCACGGCCATCTTCATCAACCAGCTCAGAGAGAAGATCGGAGTCTTCTTCGGCAGCCCGGAGACCACCACGGGTGGTAAGGCGCTGAAGTTCTATTCCTCTGTTCGTCTCGATATCCGTCGCATTCAGACCCTGAAGAACGGGGACGAGGCAGTCGGCAACAGGACCAAGGTCAAGGTGGTCAAGAACAAGATGGCTCCGCCCTTCAAGATTGCGGAGTTCGACATTCTGTACGGTGAGGGCATCTCCGAGGAGGGCTCGGTTCTTGACATGGCCTTGGAGACCAATATCATCAAGAAGTCCGGATCCTGGTTCACCTATGAGGGCGATCAGTTGGGTCAGGGACGAGAGAATGTTCGTCAGTTCCTTAAGGATAATCCTGGTCTGACCAAGGAAATTGAAGATAAGGTCAAGGCCGCTTTCGGACTCGCGACCGAGCCCAAGGGGGACGAACAATCCGTGGACGGAGGCAAGTCCGTGCCTGGTGATGCCGGTTCCTTGGCGGCTGCAGGGTCAGCAGCCAAGGCGGACCCGGGTAAGGGTGCCCCTATGACGGCCCAGGCCGCATGA
- a CDS encoding regulatory protein RecX yields the protein MISAEDFLKSNPIRLPETGEPEPGAPAQDGDGDSRDQGNRIDSQERGRTRFKRKGRRAYPVHQPKAGGFGASDMAAKEVRPDADSVDACREAALTLLDASARSSGTLAQRLSNKGFTGPTIEQVITRLTQLGLLDDRRYAQDLLRSCLHRTMGERGTLNEMTRKGLDRSLSEDVIARAAEEGLFVDSAYELGRKVAKRTEGLAPDIRRRRLWGAGSRKGHNPSLLTQVANDLLADSDTDV from the coding sequence ATGATTTCGGCAGAGGACTTCCTTAAGTCCAATCCGATCCGGCTCCCCGAAACAGGGGAGCCGGAACCTGGCGCTCCTGCTCAGGACGGGGACGGAGATAGCCGCGACCAGGGTAATCGTATCGACAGCCAGGAGAGGGGCCGAACCAGATTCAAGCGCAAAGGCAGGCGTGCTTATCCGGTTCATCAGCCCAAGGCTGGAGGCTTTGGTGCCAGCGATATGGCTGCCAAGGAGGTTCGGCCTGATGCGGACAGTGTGGATGCCTGCCGCGAGGCGGCCTTGACCCTGCTGGATGCCTCGGCCCGGTCCAGCGGAACCCTGGCCCAGCGTCTGTCCAACAAGGGGTTTACTGGACCTACCATCGAGCAGGTCATAACCAGACTTACCCAGCTGGGGCTTCTTGATGACCGCAGATATGCTCAGGACCTCCTCCGCTCGTGCCTCCACCGCACCATGGGGGAGCGAGGCACCCTCAACGAGATGACCCGAAAGGGTCTTGACCGCTCACTGTCGGAGGATGTCATAGCGCGGGCTGCCGAAGAAGGTCTCTTTGTCGACTCGGCCTATGAGCTGGGTCGCAAGGTTGCCAAGCGGACAGAGGGTCTCGCTCCCGACATCCGCAGGCGTCGCCTCTGGGGTGCCGGTTCCCGGAAGGGACATAACCCATCCCTCCTGACCCAGGTGGCCAATGACCTCCTGGCCGACTCCGATACGGACGTGTGA
- the hpf gene encoding ribosome hibernation-promoting factor, HPF/YfiA family, with the protein MEIVITGRHTQIKQRFRDVVESKMNRVTAIAPDAQRIQVMLTHEGNPRQADSAQRVELTVQAGKTVIRAEASSADEFSAFDMAIDKLTQRLRRTRDRRKDHRRGLDHAPLPLEVPLAETPRPQDVAAPEPDNSAQDAVASDLGPGEAVEVQVGDTPIVIRRKLHIAEPMSIDEALYEMELIGHDFFLFVNKETNRPSVVYRRHGWSYGVFEIDTPEHVGRE; encoded by the coding sequence ATGGAGATCGTCATTACCGGACGTCATACCCAGATCAAGCAGCGGTTCCGTGATGTCGTCGAGAGCAAGATGAATCGTGTAACGGCCATAGCTCCTGATGCTCAGCGTATCCAGGTCATGCTGACCCATGAAGGCAATCCTCGCCAGGCCGACAGCGCACAGCGGGTTGAGCTGACCGTTCAGGCCGGCAAGACGGTGATTCGTGCTGAGGCTTCCAGCGCCGACGAGTTCAGTGCCTTCGATATGGCGATAGACAAATTGACACAGCGTCTGCGTCGCACACGTGATCGGCGCAAGGACCACCGGCGTGGTCTGGACCATGCCCCCCTGCCGCTCGAAGTGCCGCTTGCGGAGACGCCTCGCCCACAAGACGTGGCGGCACCGGAACCGGACAACAGTGCACAGGATGCCGTGGCATCCGACCTCGGGCCAGGAGAGGCTGTCGAGGTCCAGGTCGGGGACACCCCGATCGTCATTCGCAGGAAGTTGCACATCGCCGAGCCGATGAGCATCGACGAGGCGCTGTACGAAATGGAGCTGATCGGTCATGACTTCTTCCTCTTCGTCAACAAGGAGACCAACCGACCCTCCGTCGTCTACCGCAGGCACGGGTGGAGTTACGGCGTCTTTGAGATTGACACCCCCGAGCATGTCGGCAGGGAGTGA
- the secA gene encoding preprotein translocase subunit SecA: MVAVLDKVLRMGEGRQIRKLQGVADATNALEDKISAMDDEELKGQTAKFRERLDNGESLDSLMPEAFATVREVSKRTLGQRHFDVQLMGGAALHWGNIAEMKTGEGKTLVATLPSYLNALEGKGVHVVTVNDYLASYQSELMGRIFRFLGMSVGCIITDQKPAERRKQYEADITYGTNNEFGFDYLRDNMAWDKADLVQRGHHFAIVDEVDSILIDEARTPLIISGPADGDVTRWYRQFAKLAPRLNRDEDYEVDEKKKVVGILDPGISKVEDYLGIDNLYEPGNTALIGYLNNAIKAKELFLRDRDYVVQRGEVLIVDEHTGRLLNGRRYNEGLHQAIEAKEGVEVKAENQTFATITLQNYFRMYDKLAGMTGTAETEAAEFMNTYKLGVLPIPTNKPMIRKDRDDLIYRSKKEKLAAIVKDVAKRHAKGQPVLLGTASVESSEVVSSLLDVAGIDHQVLNAKQHAREASVVAVAGRKGAVTVATNMAGRGTDIMLGGNVEFLADQQLKEQGYSPDDTPEEYEKLWPQTLDKVKEQVKDEHEEVVDLGGLYVLGTERHESRRIDNQLRGRSGRQGDPGESRFYLSLEDDLMRLFNTQLVARVMSSGLPEGEPIESKSVSKGVRNAQKSVESRNYEIRKNVLKYDDVMNKQRKVIYAERQAVLQGEDIHDDVMRFIKETIESYIRGAQKGSDKPKDWDADGLWKALGSVYPITLDQDETMKSLEGSKGDKAVKALLTEVLDDAEGIYREREEELGEKGTRQLERQVVLSVLDSKWREHLYEMDYLKDGIGLRGMGQRDPLVEYQREGYQMYNSMIDAIKEESVQLLFNVDLAQIAASQEAEELARKQESEQEGEDLTDQDAEEDASEEVSYTAPQDPDTADEDAEIDEVDGQKSGNEDLSDQDERGSAVVGPEPLSHADGKVPVNKRPKAEEEHSPWSDGRTFPGTSKNAPCPCGSGRKYKMCHGQNEM, from the coding sequence GTGGTAGCAGTCTTGGACAAGGTCCTTCGTATGGGTGAAGGACGGCAGATCCGTAAACTTCAGGGAGTCGCCGACGCGACAAACGCCCTGGAGGACAAGATCTCCGCCATGGATGACGAAGAACTGAAGGGCCAGACGGCGAAGTTCAGGGAGCGCCTGGACAATGGTGAGTCCCTTGATTCGTTGATGCCCGAGGCCTTCGCGACCGTACGTGAAGTTTCCAAGAGGACCCTCGGACAGCGTCACTTCGATGTCCAGCTTATGGGTGGGGCCGCCCTGCACTGGGGGAATATCGCCGAGATGAAGACAGGCGAAGGAAAGACTCTGGTTGCCACCCTTCCCAGCTATCTGAATGCCCTGGAGGGCAAGGGTGTCCACGTGGTCACGGTCAATGATTACCTGGCCTCCTATCAGAGCGAGCTCATGGGTCGCATCTTCCGCTTCCTGGGAATGAGTGTCGGCTGCATCATCACCGACCAGAAGCCCGCGGAGCGTCGCAAGCAGTATGAGGCCGACATCACCTATGGAACCAACAATGAGTTCGGTTTCGATTATCTGCGCGACAACATGGCCTGGGACAAGGCCGACCTGGTCCAGCGTGGGCACCACTTCGCCATCGTGGACGAGGTTGACTCCATCCTGATTGATGAGGCCCGTACCCCGCTGATCATCTCCGGCCCTGCCGATGGTGATGTGACCCGTTGGTACCGGCAGTTCGCCAAACTGGCCCCAAGACTGAACCGGGATGAGGATTACGAGGTCGACGAGAAGAAGAAGGTCGTCGGCATCCTGGATCCGGGTATCAGCAAGGTTGAGGACTATCTGGGCATCGACAACCTCTATGAGCCCGGCAACACGGCCCTGATTGGTTACCTGAACAACGCCATCAAGGCCAAGGAGCTCTTCCTGCGCGACCGCGACTATGTGGTCCAGCGCGGCGAGGTCCTGATTGTCGATGAGCACACAGGCCGTCTGCTCAATGGGCGTCGCTACAACGAGGGTCTTCATCAGGCCATCGAAGCCAAGGAAGGCGTCGAGGTCAAGGCCGAGAACCAGACCTTCGCCACCATCACCCTGCAGAACTACTTCCGCATGTACGACAAGTTGGCGGGCATGACCGGTACGGCCGAGACCGAGGCAGCCGAGTTCATGAACACCTATAAGCTGGGTGTGCTCCCGATTCCCACCAACAAGCCGATGATCCGCAAGGACCGGGACGACCTGATCTACCGTTCCAAGAAGGAGAAGCTGGCCGCCATCGTCAAGGATGTGGCCAAGCGTCATGCCAAGGGGCAGCCGGTCCTCTTGGGCACCGCCTCCGTGGAGTCTTCCGAGGTGGTCTCCTCCCTGCTCGACGTGGCCGGAATCGACCACCAGGTGCTCAACGCCAAGCAGCACGCACGTGAGGCCTCGGTTGTTGCAGTGGCCGGACGTAAGGGCGCCGTGACCGTGGCTACGAACATGGCCGGTCGTGGTACCGATATCATGCTGGGCGGCAATGTGGAGTTCCTGGCCGACCAGCAGCTCAAGGAGCAGGGATACTCACCGGATGACACCCCGGAGGAGTATGAGAAGCTCTGGCCCCAGACCCTCGACAAGGTCAAGGAACAGGTGAAGGACGAGCACGAGGAGGTCGTCGATCTCGGCGGACTCTATGTACTCGGCACCGAGCGCCATGAGTCCCGGAGAATCGATAACCAGCTGCGTGGTCGTTCCGGCCGTCAGGGAGACCCGGGTGAGTCCCGCTTCTACCTGAGCCTGGAGGACGACCTCATGCGGCTCTTCAACACCCAGCTGGTGGCCAGGGTCATGTCCTCCGGATTGCCCGAGGGTGAGCCCATCGAGTCCAAGAGCGTTTCCAAGGGTGTGCGTAACGCCCAGAAGTCGGTCGAGTCCCGCAACTACGAGATTCGCAAGAACGTGTTGAAGTATGACGATGTCATGAACAAGCAGCGCAAGGTCATCTATGCCGAGCGTCAGGCGGTTCTCCAGGGCGAGGACATCCATGATGATGTCATGCGCTTCATCAAGGAGACCATCGAGTCCTACATTCGGGGTGCTCAGAAGGGGTCCGACAAGCCCAAGGACTGGGATGCCGATGGGCTCTGGAAGGCTCTTGGCTCGGTCTATCCGATTACCCTGGACCAGGACGAGACCATGAAGTCCCTGGAAGGCAGCAAGGGCGATAAGGCCGTCAAGGCCCTCTTGACGGAGGTCCTTGATGATGCCGAAGGCATCTACCGTGAACGCGAGGAGGAGCTGGGCGAAAAAGGCACCCGCCAGCTGGAGCGCCAGGTTGTCCTCTCCGTGCTCGACAGCAAGTGGCGTGAGCATCTCTACGAGATGGACTACCTCAAGGACGGTATAGGCCTGCGTGGTATGGGTCAGCGCGATCCTCTGGTCGAGTACCAGCGCGAGGGCTATCAGATGTACAACTCCATGATTGATGCCATCAAGGAGGAGAGTGTTCAGCTCCTCTTCAATGTGGATCTGGCCCAGATTGCCGCCAGCCAGGAGGCTGAGGAGTTGGCCCGGAAGCAGGAATCCGAACAGGAAGGTGAAGACCTGACTGATCAGGATGCCGAGGAGGACGCTTCCGAGGAGGTCAGCTATACGGCCCCTCAGGATCCCGATACCGCGGATGAGGATGCGGAAATCGACGAGGTGGACGGTCAGAAGTCCGGCAATGAGGATCTGTCCGACCAGGACGAACGAGGGTCTGCCGTGGTTGGTCCGGAGCCTCTGAGCCATGCCGATGGCAAGGTCCCTGTCAACAAGCGTCCCAAGGCCGAGGAGGAGCACTCTCCCTGGTCGGACGGCAGGACCTTCCCCGGTACCTCCAAGAACGCCCCCTGCCCATGTGGTTCGGGTCGTAAATACAAGATGTGCCACGGACAGAACGAAATGTGA
- the trpD gene encoding anthranilate phosphoribosyltransferase — protein sequence MRPLTWKSILNSLVSGRHLSADETEWYMNDLMDGNADPVQVGAVLSMQSALGLTSQEVEGAARAMVGHAVPLKVSGDVTDIVGTGGDGAATVNLSTMGAIVAAAAGVRIVKHGNRAASSKSGTADCLEQLGLPLDLKPRDVADMADRFGITFAFAKTFHPAMRFVGPVRSALGIPTVFNLLGPLTNPAQPSHVAIGCAQRQLSPMMAQVYASRGQEGMVYTSAEGLDEMAPTGPVSIWEIRRGQVEERTFDPTRELGIDPVDINDLRGGDPAFNAGAVRDFLAGKPVPSRSTALLNAASAIVADGSLINMGPGADLTSRFAQAYHLAEEAVDQGRAASLLASWVEGARAARSHYEQD from the coding sequence ATGCGGCCACTTACCTGGAAATCCATCCTGAACTCGCTGGTGTCCGGACGACACCTGAGCGCGGATGAGACCGAGTGGTACATGAACGACCTGATGGATGGGAACGCCGACCCGGTTCAGGTGGGTGCAGTCCTGTCCATGCAGTCGGCTTTGGGGTTGACCAGCCAGGAGGTTGAAGGGGCGGCCAGGGCCATGGTGGGGCATGCGGTGCCTCTGAAGGTCAGTGGTGACGTGACTGACATTGTCGGTACGGGCGGCGATGGGGCGGCAACGGTCAACCTGTCGACCATGGGCGCCATCGTCGCCGCCGCGGCAGGGGTCAGGATCGTCAAGCACGGGAACAGGGCCGCTTCCAGCAAGAGTGGTACAGCCGACTGCCTGGAGCAGCTTGGTCTCCCGTTGGACCTGAAGCCACGTGATGTGGCCGATATGGCTGATCGGTTCGGCATCACCTTCGCCTTTGCCAAGACCTTCCATCCCGCCATGCGCTTTGTGGGCCCAGTCCGCTCGGCTCTGGGCATTCCGACCGTTTTCAACCTGCTTGGCCCCCTGACCAATCCGGCCCAGCCAAGCCATGTGGCCATCGGCTGCGCCCAACGCCAACTCAGCCCCATGATGGCCCAGGTCTATGCATCTCGGGGGCAGGAGGGGATGGTCTACACATCGGCGGAAGGTCTTGATGAGATGGCCCCGACCGGTCCGGTCTCCATCTGGGAGATTCGCCGGGGACAGGTGGAGGAGAGGACCTTCGATCCGACTCGTGAATTGGGAATCGACCCCGTTGATATCAATGACCTGCGCGGCGGTGATCCCGCCTTCAACGCCGGCGCTGTCAGGGACTTCCTTGCAGGAAAGCCGGTTCCCTCACGTTCCACGGCCCTGCTCAATGCGGCATCCGCCATCGTGGCGGACGGATCATTAATCAACATGGGCCCCGGGGCCGATCTGACCTCCCGCTTTGCCCAGGCCTATCACCTGGCAGAGGAGGCTGTGGACCAGGGCAGGGCCGCCAGCCTGCTTGCGTCCTGGGTGGAAGGGGCCCGGGCGGCAAGGTCCCACTACGAGCAGGACTGA
- a CDS encoding lysophospholipid acyltransferase family protein codes for MLYWFFVKLLGPLARTWFGPTVEGAGNIPKDGAVIIASNHLAVIDDALLPITCPRMIHFMGKAEYFNGKGFKGRFKKWWFSSVGVFPVDRSGGSKSLGAMETARSILEHGHIFGIHPEGTRSPDGRLYRGHTGVARLAFETGTTVVPAAIIGTRELQEPGRVFPHRGRTKVIFGKPIPVPYTPVNSLTHEEVRNLTDRIMQEIQEMSGQRYVDVYAQVIKAHQAKKELD; via the coding sequence GTGCTGTATTGGTTCTTCGTCAAACTGCTTGGTCCGTTGGCCCGTACCTGGTTCGGACCGACCGTCGAAGGTGCGGGGAACATTCCCAAGGATGGGGCCGTGATCATCGCCTCCAACCACCTGGCCGTAATCGACGATGCCCTCCTGCCCATCACCTGCCCGAGGATGATTCACTTCATGGGCAAGGCCGAGTATTTCAACGGTAAGGGATTCAAGGGCAGATTCAAGAAGTGGTGGTTCAGCTCGGTCGGGGTGTTCCCCGTTGACAGGTCGGGTGGTTCCAAATCGCTGGGAGCCATGGAAACCGCGCGTTCCATCCTTGAGCACGGGCATATCTTTGGTATTCACCCGGAGGGTACGCGCAGCCCTGACGGTCGGCTGTACAGGGGGCACACCGGGGTGGCGCGTCTCGCTTTCGAGACCGGGACGACCGTGGTTCCCGCAGCCATCATAGGTACCAGGGAACTTCAGGAGCCTGGTCGTGTGTTTCCTCACCGGGGCAGGACAAAGGTCATCTTCGGCAAGCCCATTCCCGTGCCCTACACTCCCGTCAACAGTCTCACCCATGAAGAGGTCCGTAACCTGACCGATCGGATCATGCAGGAGATTCAGGAGATGAGCGGGCAGCGGTATGTGGATGTATATGCCCAGGTCATCAAGGCGCATCAGGCGAAGAAGGAGCTCGACTGA
- a CDS encoding Stk1 family PASTA domain-containing Ser/Thr kinase: MSEAEDTTRDRIIDGRYRILRKVAEGGMATVYEALDERLNRHVAVKVMHTQLAQGPHRAQFEERFRREAQSAAAIANPHIVQVYDTGLFEGLDYLVMEYVHGISLRQEMGRQVTFNLRETMRILGEILDGLSSAHQAGVVHRDIKPENILLNDRGHVEITDFGLARAASQATLSSTGMLLGTAAYLAPETIENNQATPQGDLYAVGIMAYEMLTGTVPFASQNPVTIVFKHVHEDVPALSKVCPGIDPAVSDMVTRLTSRSIAGRPKDATQALQELNQVQHGLSMQALQFIMPAPRAPEATNSTNGVQQTSDATADGSSLPQSDKHDATTDMDQPVSPAPPVPAPPQTPGRDGTDRATSAETRRYILNDVNPEQTQVMSSPATNPSETTRIGSDPLAPGLQSDAGLPAEAQGEEQLPSGSGSRKKGKRALIIALIVILVLALAGGGGGSWWYFMGPGSYHTLPKPDDISCAENQACKVIGADFAKYSRTLKVAGIEMESAYDFSDSVAKGAIMAADPDTVGSRISKRMGRVKLTVSKGVREATVPENLLTADTAEGKDPLQALKTAGFSRIDHDQSKDQYSMDIPEGAAISVDPAPGTRTRHDTQVTLVLSKGKMPVAMPDIVGKSREEAKAALEALRLTVNYREDWSDKVPRNRVVSASHQAQEQLHWGDTVDVVVSKGPQAISMPDVKGKSQDEATRILEGYGLKVNISAPLGNLTHTVRIQDPEPGSQVKVVNDDGSPAVVTLTVV; encoded by the coding sequence ATGAGTGAAGCGGAAGATACGACCAGGGACCGAATCATCGACGGCCGCTACCGCATCCTGCGCAAGGTGGCGGAGGGTGGAATGGCCACGGTCTACGAGGCCCTGGATGAACGGCTGAACCGCCATGTGGCCGTCAAGGTCATGCATACGCAGTTGGCCCAGGGCCCACACCGCGCCCAGTTCGAGGAACGGTTCCGCCGCGAGGCCCAGTCGGCCGCGGCAATCGCCAACCCCCATATCGTCCAGGTCTACGACACCGGGCTTTTCGAGGGACTGGACTACCTGGTCATGGAGTATGTGCACGGCATCAGCCTGCGCCAGGAGATGGGCCGTCAGGTGACCTTCAACCTGCGGGAGACCATGCGTATCCTGGGTGAGATCCTCGATGGCCTCTCCTCGGCGCATCAGGCCGGAGTGGTCCATCGCGACATAAAGCCGGAGAACATCCTCCTCAACGACCGGGGCCACGTGGAAATCACGGACTTCGGCCTGGCACGGGCCGCCTCACAGGCCACCCTTTCCTCAACCGGCATGCTCCTAGGAACAGCCGCATATCTGGCCCCCGAAACCATCGAGAACAACCAGGCCACCCCCCAGGGCGATCTCTATGCAGTCGGAATCATGGCCTATGAGATGCTGACAGGCACGGTCCCATTCGCCAGCCAGAACCCCGTCACCATCGTCTTCAAGCACGTCCATGAGGATGTCCCCGCCTTGTCAAAGGTCTGCCCAGGCATTGACCCGGCCGTTTCCGACATGGTCACCCGTCTGACAAGTCGCTCCATCGCGGGAAGGCCCAAGGATGCCACCCAGGCCCTGCAGGAATTGAATCAGGTCCAACATGGGCTGAGCATGCAGGCGCTTCAGTTCATCATGCCCGCCCCCCGTGCTCCAGAGGCGACAAACAGCACCAACGGGGTCCAGCAGACATCGGACGCGACTGCCGACGGGTCTTCCCTACCTCAGTCCGATAAACATGACGCCACCACCGATATGGACCAGCCGGTCTCCCCCGCCCCGCCAGTGCCGGCGCCCCCGCAAACGCCCGGACGGGATGGAACCGACAGGGCGACTTCAGCGGAGACCCGCAGGTACATCCTGAACGATGTCAACCCCGAACAGACCCAGGTCATGTCGTCCCCAGCCACGAACCCGTCGGAGACCACCCGAATCGGCTCTGATCCCCTGGCACCAGGCCTCCAGAGCGATGCAGGACTGCCGGCAGAGGCCCAAGGCGAGGAGCAGCTCCCCTCAGGGTCGGGCAGCAGGAAAAAGGGGAAGCGGGCACTGATCATCGCACTCATCGTCATCCTCGTCCTTGCCCTGGCAGGGGGCGGAGGCGGTTCCTGGTGGTACTTCATGGGGCCCGGCAGCTATCACACCCTCCCCAAGCCTGATGATATTTCCTGCGCTGAAAACCAGGCCTGCAAGGTCATTGGTGCAGATTTCGCCAAGTACTCCCGCACTCTCAAGGTCGCCGGCATTGAGATGGAATCTGCTTATGACTTCAGCGATTCTGTGGCCAAAGGCGCCATCATGGCAGCGGATCCTGACACGGTGGGATCCCGCATCAGCAAGAGGATGGGTCGAGTCAAACTGACCGTCTCCAAGGGCGTCCGTGAGGCCACGGTGCCGGAAAACCTCCTCACAGCAGACACCGCCGAAGGCAAGGACCCATTGCAGGCCCTGAAAACAGCTGGGTTCAGTCGGATAGACCATGACCAGTCCAAGGATCAGTACTCGATGGACATACCCGAGGGAGCGGCGATTTCAGTGGACCCCGCCCCGGGAACCAGGACCCGCCACGACACCCAGGTCACCCTGGTTCTGTCCAAGGGGAAGATGCCGGTGGCCATGCCCGACATCGTCGGCAAGTCAAGAGAAGAAGCCAAGGCTGCCCTGGAGGCCCTTCGACTCACCGTCAACTACCGTGAGGACTGGTCGGACAAAGTGCCCCGCAACCGGGTGGTATCCGCCTCCCATCAGGCCCAGGAACAACTCCACTGGGGGGACACGGTCGACGTGGTGGTGTCCAAGGGACCGCAGGCCATCTCCATGCCTGATGTCAAAGGAAAAAGCCAGGACGAGGCCACCAGGATTCTGGAAGGCTACGGGCTCAAGGTCAACATCTCCGCACCCCTGGGCAACCTGACCCATACCGTGCGAATCCAGGACCCTGAACCAGGCAGTCAGGTCAAGGTGGTCAATGATGATGGCTCACCGGCAGTGGTGACCCTGACCGTGGTCTGA
- a CDS encoding polyprenyl synthetase family protein: METLTPETIEQRMSELVEACRQDHLGEPETGTDGIPAPLQALNAVWDEAGRAGRGGKRLRALLLWDTYWAIGAGEENTDQAVIDLACALEVYQTSALVHDDIIDNSPLRRGKPSSHMVLSNLTGPEENPERTDLGNPMRQDHLGAGRSSEATAARGRGLGILLGDLLSTSSSDLVSRASASLPSGESILRTFFGMQTAVETGQVLDMGMEIMPLDDPEQLRREAFRTMGWKTASYTTMAPLALGLMAGGIDPDRTRALAYDLGLHLGLLFQLRDDLLDVEGRSGQTGKPQGGDILEGKRTVLLADTLSMASQDEAERLRAAYRAPQRTPDQVAWVRRLMETSGAVEKSRNRMDRLTSSVYEEIANLCRELSLDDRQGSIIERACRRFMPDAATPGYHRHGIDG; this comes from the coding sequence ATGGAAACCCTCACACCTGAGACCATCGAACAGCGGATGAGCGAACTGGTCGAGGCCTGTCGGCAGGACCACCTCGGCGAGCCGGAAACGGGCACAGACGGCATCCCGGCCCCGCTACAGGCCTTGAATGCCGTGTGGGACGAGGCCGGCCGGGCCGGCCGGGGCGGCAAACGACTGAGGGCACTCCTGCTCTGGGACACCTATTGGGCGATCGGAGCAGGCGAAGAGAACACCGACCAGGCAGTCATCGATCTGGCCTGCGCGCTGGAGGTCTACCAGACCAGTGCCCTGGTCCATGACGACATCATCGACAACTCCCCCCTTCGCCGCGGCAAACCGTCCTCCCATATGGTCCTGTCGAACCTGACAGGCCCCGAGGAGAACCCTGAACGAACAGACCTCGGAAATCCGATGCGTCAGGACCACCTCGGTGCCGGTCGAAGTTCAGAAGCGACAGCAGCCAGGGGGCGTGGGCTGGGCATCCTTCTGGGAGACCTGCTGTCCACCTCCAGCTCCGATCTGGTCTCCAGGGCGTCCGCCTCCCTCCCATCGGGCGAGAGCATCCTCCGGACCTTCTTCGGCATGCAGACCGCTGTGGAAACCGGGCAGGTCCTCGATATGGGCATGGAAATCATGCCCTTAGATGATCCCGAACAGCTGCGTCGTGAGGCATTCAGGACCATGGGATGGAAAACAGCCTCCTATACGACCATGGCACCCCTTGCCCTGGGACTGATGGCAGGCGGCATCGACCCGGACCGCACCCGTGCCCTGGCCTATGATCTCGGCCTCCATCTCGGTCTCCTCTTCCAGTTGCGAGACGACCTCCTCGATGTGGAGGGCCGCAGCGGTCAGACCGGCAAACCCCAGGGAGGGGACATCCTGGAGGGGAAGCGGACCGTACTCCTTGCCGATACCCTCTCAATGGCCTCTCAGGATGAGGCCGAAAGGCTCAGGGCGGCCTACAGGGCACCCCAACGCACACCGGATCAGGTGGCATGGGTCCGACGCCTGATGGAGACCAGCGGGGCTGTGGAGAAAAGCCGGAACCGTATGGATCGTCTGACCAGTTCGGTCTATGAGGAAATAGCCAACCTGTGCCGAGAGTTGTCACTGGATGACAGGCAGGGCTCCATCATCGAGCGGGCCTGCCGCCGTTTCATGCCCGATGCCGCGACTCCCGGGTATCATAGGCATGGAATTGACGGATAA